The Planctomycetia bacterium genome window below encodes:
- a CDS encoding sugar phosphate isomerase/epimerase yields MNIGMNLLLWTSQVTEEHFPVIAAIRATGFDGVELPIFDGTLAQYQNIGRELKNQGLRSTAVTVVGPETNPSSSDAAIRQAAVDRLKWVIDMIHAFGGETLCGPYHSPLGVFSGTGATKDEKKFAAETLRTVAEYAAQAKVRLAIEYLNRFECYFINTAVDTAAFVKQVNHPNFGCMYDTFHAHIEEKDPVSAIATVAPHLFHVHISENDRGTPGTGQVRWADSFKAIKKTGYDGWMVIEAFGRALPELAAATRVWRDFFTSREEVYQEGYDFIRKHWKA; encoded by the coding sequence ATGAACATTGGCATGAATCTGCTGTTGTGGACTTCCCAGGTCACCGAAGAACATTTCCCTGTGATCGCAGCTATCAGAGCTACCGGCTTTGATGGCGTGGAGTTACCTATTTTTGATGGCACCCTCGCCCAATACCAGAACATAGGCCGAGAGCTTAAGAACCAGGGATTGCGTTCCACAGCAGTCACGGTGGTCGGACCAGAAACCAATCCGAGCAGCAGCGATGCCGCCATTCGCCAGGCCGCCGTTGATCGCCTGAAGTGGGTGATCGATATGATTCATGCCTTTGGCGGCGAAACGCTTTGCGGGCCTTACCATTCACCGCTAGGCGTATTCAGTGGTACCGGCGCCACGAAGGATGAAAAGAAGTTTGCAGCAGAGACCCTGCGTACTGTAGCTGAATATGCTGCACAGGCGAAAGTCAGACTGGCGATTGAATACCTCAACCGGTTTGAATGTTATTTCATCAATACTGCCGTCGATACCGCAGCCTTTGTGAAGCAGGTTAATCATCCCAACTTCGGCTGCATGTACGATACTTTCCATGCTCACATCGAAGAAAAGGATCCCGTCAGTGCCATTGCCACTGTGGCTCCGCATCTGTTCCATGTCCACATCAGTGAAAATGATCGAGGCACGCCGGGCACAGGCCAAGTCCGCTGGGCCGATTCGTTCAAGGCCATCAAGAAGACGGGTTACGATGGCTGGATGGTCATCGAAGCCTTTGGCCGGGCACTGCCTGAACTGGCAGCAGCCACCCGTGTCTGGCGTGATTTCTTCACTTCACGCGAAGAAGTTTACCAGGAAGGTTACGACTTCATTCGTAAGCACTGGAAAGCATGA